One genomic window of Fusarium fujikuroi IMI 58289 draft genome, chromosome FFUJ_chr01 includes the following:
- a CDS encoding related to haloacetate dehalogenase H-1, whose amino-acid sequence MASDLFPSFTRQCIKTSDGVPIFVRTKIDSTKPPLLLLHGFPQTHVEYHRVIPSLLPHFSIILLDLRGYGESATVPSTNGSGYSKRLMANDCISVVSQLGYDKFLLVGHDRGARVAYRLAFDHPEAVSKVVVIDIIPTAAKFQGFGDVTAGLKAYHWLFLAQPDPFPETMIQGADNGKHYLEHTLASWTRKKTLEDFDERALEEYRKAYCNETRIHSTCEDYRAGAFLDKAYDEKDVQEGNKIQAPMLAIWGNAGVSAESLQNKPEGPLEIWQKYAHNVCGKALECGHFIPEEDPEGLAETLIPFLLQE is encoded by the coding sequence ATGGCTTCCGATCTTTTCCCAAGCTTCACGCGCCAATGTATCAAGACCTCAGATGGTGTTCCCATCTTTGTCCGCACCAAGATTGACTCTACAAAGCCcccgcttctcctcctccacggTTTCCCTCAGACACACGTCGAGTATCACCGTGTCATACCCTCCCTTCTCCCTCACTTTAGTATTATTCTCTTAGATCTCCGTGGATATGGCGAGTCAGCCACCGTTCCAAGCACCAACGGATCCGGCTATTCCAAGCGGCTAATGGCCAACGATTGTATCTCCGTCGTGTCACAGCTAGGATACGATAAATTCCTCCTCGTTGGACATGATCGTGGCGCCAGAGTAGCGTACCGCCTAGCATTTGATCATCCTGAGGCAGTCTCAAAGGTGGTCGTAATCGACATCATCCCGACCGCAGCAAAGTTCCAAGGGTTTGGGGATGTCACCGCTGGGCTGAAAGCCTATCACTGGCTTTTTCTCGCTCAACCTGATCCTTTCCCCGAAACCATGATTCAAGGAGCGGATAATGGCAAGCACTACTTGGAACATACCTTAGCCAGTTGGACGAGGAAAAAGACACTTGAGGACTTTGACGAGAGGGCGCTCGAGGAGTATAGAAAGGCGTACTGCAACGAAACGAGAATCCATAGTACCTGTGAGGATTACAGAGCTGGGGCATTCCTGGACAAGGCCTACGACGAAAAGGATGTGCAGGAGGGAAATAAGATACAGGCTCCCATGTTGGCCATTTGGGGCAACGCGGGAGTATCTGCCGAGTCATTGCAAAACAAGCCAGAAGGGCCCCTTGAAATCTGGCAGAAGTATGCCCACAATGTATGTGGCAAGGCGTTGGAGTGCGGGCACTTTATTCCCGAAGAGGATCCAGAAGGTCTAGCGGAAACACTGATACCATTTCTCCTGCAGGAGTAA
- a CDS encoding related to beta-glucosidase, which produces MDVEALIQQLTLEEKVQLTAGVGWWHTAAIERLSIPPIRLSDGPNGVRGTHFFDSTPSSCLPCGTALGATWNTDLIHRLGQLLSDEAHAKGAHVLLGPTVNIQRGPLGGRGFESFSEDPILSGILAGNYVRGVQKNGVSATMKHFACNDMESARMAVDIQVTERALREVYLLPFMIAVEMASPRVFMTAYNKVNGTHAPDNHHLLQDILRDEWKWDGLVVSDWFGTYSTTEAINAGQDLEMPGPTRWRGETLVHAVTSNKVKRSTLDERVRNILKLVKHSIENTSIPPNAPETQLRREENNRLLREAAAESVVLLKNEKGDLPLDPAKKVAVIGPNADISTYCGGGSASLRAYHTVSPLEGIKGIAKDVSFTKGLYGHRSLPQIGKLLKTVDEQRQGFTLRIYNDPPPTSGPDTRKVLETRVLDDSNIWFVDYEHPALEQIWYAEMEGVLTPENSGEWDFGLCVHGTGELFIDGELVVSNVTDQKPGSSFLGCGTVEKTGCKMLEGGKSYNVVVRWGCDKTSDLRVSGVVDFGQGGMRLGGCPRLEPRQALQDAVELAKSVDQVVLCVGTSGEWESEGQDRANMSLPPGSDDLISAVLQANPNTVVLIQSGTPVSMSWVDQASTIAQAWFGGNEAGNGIADVLFGVVNPSGKLPITMPRRVADNPSALSFRSEGGRVLYSEDVHVGYRWYDTLGTEPLFPFGHGLSYTTFELSDLRVEEYGEPESKKLAVSVNVSNTGSRSGAAVVQVYVKPPHPTPLTASALDTITRSSKELKGFAKIHLEGGASGVAKIELDVLRATSYWSEREDYWCSDAGDYSALVGMSSRCDFLERTFTVQSATTWRGLRS; this is translated from the exons ATGGATGTCGAGGCCCTCATACAGCAATTGACCCTCGAGGAAAAGGTTCAACTCACAGCCG GAGTCGGATGGTGGCACACAGCAGCAATTGAGCGACTCTCAATACCCCCAATCCGCCTCTCAGACGGCCCCAACGGCGTACGAGGAACTCATTTCTTCGACAGCAccccatcatcatgtctcccCTGTGGCACCGCCCTCGGCGCAACATGGAACACTGATCTAATTCACCGTCTTGGGCAATTACTCTCTGACGAGGCCCACGCCAAAGGTGCGCATGTCCTTCTTGGTCCTACAGTCAATATTCAGAGAGGACCGTTAGGCGGAAGAGGCTTCGAGTCTTTCTCTGAAGATCCTATACTCTCAGGTATCTTGGCGGGGAATTATGTACGTGGCGTGCAGAAGAACGGGGTTTCTGCTACGATGAAGCATTTTGCTTGTAATGATATGGAAAGTGCAAGAATGGCTGTTGATATACAAGTCACGGAACGGGCGTTGAGGGAGGTGTATCTTCTTCCGTTCATGATTGCTGTTGAGATGGCGAGTCCGAGGGTTTTCATGACGGCTTACAACAAGGTCAATGGCACCCATGCACCAGATAATCATCACCTCCTGCAGGATATCTTGCGCGATGAGTGGAAGTGGGATGGGTTGGTTGTCAGCGACTGGTTCGGCACGTACAGTACAACTGAGGCTATCAACGCGGGACAAGATCTCGAAATGCCGGGTCCTACGAGATGGCGTGGTGAGACTCTGGTGCACGCTGTTACGTcgaacaaggtcaagagaTCAACGCTAGATGAGCGTGTGAGGAATATCTTGAAGTTGGTCAAGCATTCTATCGAGAACACAAGCATACCTCCAAACGCGCCAGAGACCCAACttcgaagagaagaaaacaatcgtcttcttcgagagGCCGCTGCTGAGTCTGTGGTACTgctcaagaatgagaaaGGAGATCTGCCACTTGATCCGGCGAAGAAGGTGGCAGTGATTGGACCCAATGCCGATATCAGCACTTATTGTGGCGGTGGAAGTGCGAGCCTTCGGGCGTATCATACTGTTTCTCCATTGGAGGGCATCAAGGGTATTGCGAAGGATGTTTCCTTCACCAAGGGTCTTTATGGTCATCGATCACTGCCTCAAATAGGCAAGCTGTTGAAGACGGTTGATGAACAGCGTCAAGGATTCACCTTGCGCATATACAACGACCCGCCTCCGACTTCGGGGCCGGATACACGCAAAGTCTTGGAGACGAGAGTTCTTGATGACTCAAATATCTGGTTTGTAGATTATGAGCACCCAGCACTAGAACAGATCTGGTACGCTGAGATGGAGGGTGTCTTGACTCCCGAGAACTCAGGCGAATGGGACTTTGGTCTTTGTGTTCATGGAACTGGCGAGCTCTTTATTGATGGCGAACTGGTAGTCTCAAATGTGACTGATCAAAAGCCCGGGAGCTCATTCCTTGGTTGCGGCACTGTCGAGAAAACAGGATGCAAGATGCTGGAAGGCGGCAAGAGTTACAACGTCGTCGTGCGCTGGGGCTGCGACAAGACCTCCGATCTGAGAGTATCTGGAGTCGTCGACTTTGGTCAAGGCGGTATGCGTCTCGGAGGCTGTCCCAGACTTGAGCCGCGACAGGCACTTCAAGACGCTGTTGAGTTGGCCAAGAGCGTTGATCAAGTTGTTCTTTGCGTTGGGACGAGTGGAGAGTGGGAGAGTGAAGGTCAAGATCGCGCAAACATGTCTCTTCCCCCTGGCAGCGATGATCTGATCTCCGCAGTCCTACAAGCGAATCCCAATACGGTTGTGCTCATTCAGAGTGGCACGCCTGTTTCGATGTCTTGGGTGGACCAAGCTAGTACCATTGCGCAAGCTTGGTTCGGAGGTAATGAGGCTGGAAATGGAATCGCTGATGTGCTATTCGGTGTTGTGAACCCT TCTGGCAAACTGCCAATCACGATGCCCCGACGCGTGGCAGATAACCCTAGTGCCTTGAGCTTCCGATCAGAAGGAGGTCGGGTTCTGTACAGCGAAGACGTGCATGTCGGCTATCGCTGGTATGACACGCTTGGCACTGAACCCTTGTTCCCATTTGGGCATGGTTTGTCCTATACTACCTTTGAGCTTTCTGATCTTCGCGTCGAAGAGTATGGAGAGccagagagcaagaagtTGGCAGTGAGTGTTAACGTGAGCAACACTGGCTCGCGCTCCGGCGCTGCTGTCGTGCAAGTCTACGTCAAGCCGCCCCATCCAACACCGCTTACTGCCTCCGCTCTTGACACGATCACGAGGTCTAGCAAAGAGCTCAAGGGCTTTGCCAAGATACATCTGGAAGGAGGAGCAAGTGGCGTCGCCAAGATTGAGCTAGACGTGCTGCGCGCGACGAGTTACTGGAGTGAGAGGGAGGATTATTGGTGTAGTGACGCCGGAGATTATAGCGCGCTAGTGGGTATGAGCAGTAGATGTGATTTCCTGGAGAGGACGTTTACGGTTCAGAGCGCGACAACGTGGCGGGGACTTCGGTCATAA
- a CDS encoding related to hexose transporter protein, which produces MGNVAEVGHGPSHQPWWKTSHLIKLNSIILSLVLFSSANGYDGGLMGSILALNTWNTFMHHPTGAYLGWMTAIYWLGNGLSTPLAAWCSNRYGRKPGLYAGYFFLIIGVGMQAGAPNEKAFTYARLFIGFAAGFLGNSAPVLINEIAYPSHRSIASALFMCGWYVGGTICGWVTFACRVIPNDWSWRIPVLLQIFLPLCALPGFLMAPESPRWYVSVGRLEEATDVIARYHAGGNRDDPIVSTQMMEIEAAITAEKDASKSASYLDMFKTKGNRHRLFISVTLGFVAQWAGNGVVSYYLPLVLTSVGLKTTTEQTLISACLNVWNLLWATAAAVSVDRLGRRFLFLTSATVMFLSFVVVTALSASFAKSGASSVGLAVVPFLFLFFAGYDVGLTPFLVAYPCEIWQFSLRSRGLTVAWCTTVASIFFNSFVNAIALDAIQWRYYIVFAVILFIFIFVVYFTYPETRGHTLEQMAVIFDGEDAVPSQAVALEKTDVEEKE; this is translated from the exons ATGGGCAACGTCGCTGAAGTTGGCCATGGGCCGTCCCATCAACCATGGTGGAAGACAAGCCACttgatcaagctcaactccatcatccTATCACTCGTCCTCTTCT CCTCAGCAAACGGCTACGACGGCGGACTCATGGGCtccatcctcgccctcaacaCCTGGAACACATTCATGCACCACCCCACCGGCGCATATCTCGGCTGGATGACTGCAATCTACTGGCTCGGCAACGGCCTCAGCACGCCCCTCGCAGCATGGTGCTCCAACCGCTACGGCCGCAAACCAGGTCTCTACGCAGGCTACTTCTTCCTCATAATTGGCGTGGGCATGCAAGCTGGTGCGCCGAACGAGAAAGCCTTCACGTATGCCAGACTCTTCATCGGTTTCGCTGCTGGTTTCTTGGGAAATTCTGCGCCTGTGCTTATCAATGAGATCGCATATCCTTCGCACAGATCTATTGCGAGTGCGTTGTTTATGTGTGGGTGGTATGTCGGCGGTACGATCTGTGGATGGGTTACTTTTGCGTGTCGTGTTATTCCTAATGACTGGTCCTGGCGCATTCCTGTCCTGCTCCAGATCTTCCTGCCGCTCTGTGCTCTACCGGGTTTTCTGATGGCGCCCGAGAGTCCGAGATGGTATGTCAGTGTTGGAcgactggaagaagcaacGGATGTCATTGCGAGGTATCATGCTGGCGGCAATAGGGATGATCCCATTGTGAGCacgcagatgatggagattgAGGCTGCTATCACGGCTGAGAAGGATGCGTCGAAGAGTGCCTCTTATCTCGATATGTTCAAGACCAAGGGAAACCGACATCGCTTGTTCATCTCGGTCACGCTCGGTTTTGTTGCGCAGTGGGCGGGCAATGGAGTTGTTTCGTACTATCTGCCTCTTGTCTTGACCTCGGTTGGTCTCAAGACTACAACTGAGCAGACCCTTATTTCGGCATGCCTCAACGTTTGGAATCTTCTTTGGGCTACTGCCGCAGCAGTCAGCGTTGATCGTCTTGGTCGACGATTCCTGTTCTTGACTTCAGCGACGGTCATGTTTCTGTCATTCGTTGTCGTCACTGCCCTCAGCGCATCTTTTGCCAAGTCTGGTGCTTCATCAGTGGGATTGGCTGTTGTGCCATTCctattcctcttcttcgcagGATACGACGTTGGACT AACACCCTTCCTTGTCGCTTATCCTTGCGAGATCTGGCAATTCTCCCTCCGATCTCGCGGTCTTACGGTTGCTTGGTGCACAACCGTTGCGtcaatcttcttcaacagcttcgTCAACGCCATTGCTCTGGATGCGATTCAATGGAGGTACTATATTGTGTTTGCCGTGATTCTGTTCATCTTTATTTTCGTTGTCTACTTTACTTATCCCGAAACGCGAGGACACACGTTGGAGCAAATGGCGGTTATCtttgatggtgaagatgcAGTGCCATCTCAGGCTGTTGCTCTGGAAAAgactgatgttgaggagaaggaataA